Proteins encoded within one genomic window of Glycine soja cultivar W05 chromosome 1, ASM419377v2, whole genome shotgun sequence:
- the LOC114422151 gene encoding probable protein phosphatase 2C 78 isoform X2, which produces MLELCRKPLKMWFGGGGNDDGLLWHTDLKPHASGNYSIAVVQANSSLEDQAQVFTSPSATFVGVYDGHGGPEASRFITNHLFSFLRKEGGLSEEVIKKAFEATEDEFLRVVRESWIARPQIASVGSCCLLGAISKGVLYVANLGDSRAVLGRKALEGEVNCGAGAVVAERLSTDHNVGVENLRKEVEALHPDDPHIVVCTRGVWRIKGIIQVSRSIGDVYLKKPEFDTNPLFQQFVCPLYLRRPVMTAEPSILARKLKADDLFLIFASDGLWEHLTDEAAVEIISRSPRIGIAKRLARAALEEVAKKREMRYGDLRKTDKGLRRHFHDDITVIVLYLDHSKESQNGRSRRKGVYDCINTPIDIFSVSSDEADL; this is translated from the exons ATGTTGGAGCTGTGCCGCAAGCCACTGAAGATGTGGTTCGGTGGTGGAGGCAACGACGACGGCCTCCTCTGGCACACAGACCTTAAGCCCCACGCTTCAGGGAACTACTCAATTGCAGTGGTGCAAGCTAATTCATCCTTGGAAGACCAAGCACAAGTATTTACCTCTCCCTCCGCAACCTTTGTTGGTGTATACGACGGTCACGGTGGTCCTGAAGCTTCCCGTTTCATCACCAACCACCTCTTCTCCTTCCTTCGCA AGGAGGGTGGTTTGTCGGAGGAAGTTATAAAGAAGGCGTTCGAGGCAACGGAAGATGAGTTTTTGCGTGTAGTGAGGGAATCATGGATTGCGCGGCCACAGATAGCTTCCGTGGGTTCGTGTTGTCTTCTGGGAGCGATTTCAAAGGGAGTTCTTTATGTTGCTAATCTCGGGGATTCGAGGGCGGTTTTGGGTCGGAAAGCGTTGGAAGGAGAGGTGAATTGTGGTGCTGGTGCTGTGGTGGCAGAGCGTTTGTCCACTGATCATAATGTTGGAGTGGAGAATCTTAGAAAGGAGGTTGAAGCTCTTCACCCTGATGATCCACACATTGTGGTTTGCACTCGTGGAGTTTGGCGAATCAAGGGCATTATTCAG GTCTCAAGATCAATAGGAGATGTTTACCTAAAGAAGCCAGAATTTGACACTAATCCTCTGTTCCAACAATTTGTATGTCCACTATACTTGAGGAGACCTGTAATGACAGCTGAACCATCGATATTGGCGCGTAAATTGAAGGCAGATGATCTGTTTTTGATCTTTGCATCAGACGGACTTTGGGAGCATTTAACTGATGAAGCGGCTGTTGAAATCATCTCCAGAAGTCCCAGAATA GGAATTGCAAAACGATTGGCGAGAGCTGCACTAGAAGAGGTtgcaaagaaaagagaaatgagGTATGGGGATCTAAGGAAAACAGATAAAGGTCTAAGGCGCCATTTTCATGATGATATTACAGTGATCGTTCTATATCTCGATCATTCAAAAGAATCTCAAAATGGTAGATCAAGACGTAAAGGAGTTTATGATTGCATTAATACTCCTATTGATATCTTCTCTGTGAGCTCAGATGAAGCTGATCTTTAA
- the LOC114422151 gene encoding probable protein phosphatase 2C 78 isoform X1 has product MLELCRKPLKMWFGGGGNDDGLLWHTDLKPHASGNYSIAVVQANSSLEDQAQVFTSPSATFVGVYDGHGGPEASRFITNHLFSFLRKFTTEEGGLSEEVIKKAFEATEDEFLRVVRESWIARPQIASVGSCCLLGAISKGVLYVANLGDSRAVLGRKALEGEVNCGAGAVVAERLSTDHNVGVENLRKEVEALHPDDPHIVVCTRGVWRIKGIIQVSRSIGDVYLKKPEFDTNPLFQQFVCPLYLRRPVMTAEPSILARKLKADDLFLIFASDGLWEHLTDEAAVEIISRSPRIGIAKRLARAALEEVAKKREMRYGDLRKTDKGLRRHFHDDITVIVLYLDHSKESQNGRSRRKGVYDCINTPIDIFSVSSDEADL; this is encoded by the exons ATGTTGGAGCTGTGCCGCAAGCCACTGAAGATGTGGTTCGGTGGTGGAGGCAACGACGACGGCCTCCTCTGGCACACAGACCTTAAGCCCCACGCTTCAGGGAACTACTCAATTGCAGTGGTGCAAGCTAATTCATCCTTGGAAGACCAAGCACAAGTATTTACCTCTCCCTCCGCAACCTTTGTTGGTGTATACGACGGTCACGGTGGTCCTGAAGCTTCCCGTTTCATCACCAACCACCTCTTCTCCTTCCTTCGCA AATTCACTACAGAGGAGGGTGGTTTGTCGGAGGAAGTTATAAAGAAGGCGTTCGAGGCAACGGAAGATGAGTTTTTGCGTGTAGTGAGGGAATCATGGATTGCGCGGCCACAGATAGCTTCCGTGGGTTCGTGTTGTCTTCTGGGAGCGATTTCAAAGGGAGTTCTTTATGTTGCTAATCTCGGGGATTCGAGGGCGGTTTTGGGTCGGAAAGCGTTGGAAGGAGAGGTGAATTGTGGTGCTGGTGCTGTGGTGGCAGAGCGTTTGTCCACTGATCATAATGTTGGAGTGGAGAATCTTAGAAAGGAGGTTGAAGCTCTTCACCCTGATGATCCACACATTGTGGTTTGCACTCGTGGAGTTTGGCGAATCAAGGGCATTATTCAG GTCTCAAGATCAATAGGAGATGTTTACCTAAAGAAGCCAGAATTTGACACTAATCCTCTGTTCCAACAATTTGTATGTCCACTATACTTGAGGAGACCTGTAATGACAGCTGAACCATCGATATTGGCGCGTAAATTGAAGGCAGATGATCTGTTTTTGATCTTTGCATCAGACGGACTTTGGGAGCATTTAACTGATGAAGCGGCTGTTGAAATCATCTCCAGAAGTCCCAGAATA GGAATTGCAAAACGATTGGCGAGAGCTGCACTAGAAGAGGTtgcaaagaaaagagaaatgagGTATGGGGATCTAAGGAAAACAGATAAAGGTCTAAGGCGCCATTTTCATGATGATATTACAGTGATCGTTCTATATCTCGATCATTCAAAAGAATCTCAAAATGGTAGATCAAGACGTAAAGGAGTTTATGATTGCATTAATACTCCTATTGATATCTTCTCTGTGAGCTCAGATGAAGCTGATCTTTAA
- the LOC114422163 gene encoding uncharacterized protein LOC114422163 gives MTTNSIKGKKIQHLKEEEEEEEEEEEEEEEEEEEEIEALSLCDLPVNLVDHEVQSKAKPDSQIIEAQEEDFDFRLWGGPFSTESEMCAADEVFFQGQILPLHLSLKRCESLDHVSVREFRSNSSRSSSSIRSQNSSSSSCSTATTTPRISKPRLQNQNHFHAHPSPQPQLKVTVPRQTSFSNHGRKSSAWDFFRLGVVPAPEIALQDLKVRSTNGVSKNHMGRSTSIGSNNSNANANGSVKTSYSGNKNHVFKKFGGFWSGCKCSVETVHSGMAMIKGGIKSANTTHATKEKVIERKRQKHRQKQGKRTMSRRRTFEWIKELSHVSYHDEEALLS, from the coding sequence ATGACGACAAATAGTATCAAGGGGAAAAAAATCCAACACTtgaaagaagaagaggaggaggaggaggaggaggaggaggaggaggaggaggaagaagaagaagaaatagaagCATTGTCACTTTGCGATCTTCCTGTCAATCTGGTCGACCACGAAGTCCAATCAAAAGCAAAACCAGATTCTCAAATCATTGAAGCCCAAGAAGAAGATTTTGATTTCCGCTTATGGGGTGGCCCCTTCTCCACAGAATCAGAAATGTGTGCTGCAGATGAAGTTTTCTTCCAAGGCCAAATTCTCCCATTGCATCTCTCACTTAAGCGATGTGAATCCTTGGACCACGTTTCCGTGAGAGAATTTCGTAGCAATAGCAGTAGAAGCAGCAGCAGCATTAGAAGCCAGAATTCGTCTAGTAGCAGCTGCTCCACCGCCACTACAACCCCAAGAATCTCCAAACCCAgacttcaaaatcaaaatcatttccACGCGCATCCAAGTCCCCAACCTCAGTTGAAGGTAACCGTTCCAAGACAAACAAGCTTCAGCAATCACGGTAGAAAATCATCAGCATGGGACTTTTTCCGTCTGGGTGTGGTGCCTGCACCTGAGATAGCATTGCAAGATCTCAAGGTTCGTAGTACCAACGGTGTTAGTAAAAATCACATGGGTCGCAGCACTAGCATTGGCAGCAACAATAGCAACGCCAATGCTAATGGCTCTGTGAAAACGAGTTACAGCGGCAACAAAAATCACGTTTTCAAAAAATTTGGTGGCTTTTGGAGtggttgcaaatgttctgtTGAAACAGTGCACTCGGGCATGGCCATGATTAAGGGTGGTATTAAAAGCGCCAACACAACGCACGCAACGAAAGAAAAAGTGATCGAAAGGAAGAGGCAGAAACACAGACAAAAGCAAGGAAAGAGAACCATGTCGCGTCGTCGAACGTTTGAATGGATAAAGGAGCTTTCGCATGTAAGCTATCACGATGAAGAAGCTTTGTTATCTTAA